The stretch of DNA GAAATCGCAtgagtaaaatattttgaaatgatgtcacaccctgatattattattattattattattattattatcatcattattattaatattacttgctaagctacgtcaCTAGTGGAAAAAGTTGGATGCTATGAGCCctacagctccaacagggaaaatagcccattgaggagaggaaataggaAATATTCACAAAGGTCAATTCCCTATTTTCCTTTATTTAACCTTATGGTAAAGCGTACACAAATACAATGACCTTAACGAATAGGCTATACAAAATTTAAAAAGCAATTTTATGCCTTAAATGTAAGGAATTCTCAGGTGCTATCAAATGGGCTAAACATGGAATTCCATTTATGAGAGGGTCATTTTCGTCCTTcagtaaacatatacacacatagagagtgattgaataaaaaataagtatattttctGCTTTCAATGGTCAAGCTGGATTCCCAGAGTCTAACTGGTGTAATTAGAATCTTCTTTCATAACAAGAGAttacgtaatacacacacacacacacacacacacatatatatatatatatatatatatatatatatatatatatatatatatatatatatatatataggcctatatatatattactgtttagtTGTTTCCTATTCAGATTCGGTATTCGCAGACTTGCAGGCGTTTCTGATTTTCGCACATTTATAAATGTCATTCACTAAATCCCAATGAGCCTACTTATTCATCAAGTTGGCAAACCCAAAGTATCCACATATCATTGAGGTATTAAATACCTCCCTGGTATATATCTAATGACATGAATACAGTTTCTAATTGAAAGTTTTTGTAACTGATAGAGTGAACCTCATCAATAATTCATTCGAACTTAGCATAATCAGCAAGTATTTTCATATCAAACGACCTTACGATTATATCTCTAATTGACACTATTCAAAATATTGGTATTTATATCCTTGACAAGCAATTGCAATTATTATCGATATTTCCACACCATTTTTTTTCTGcacttttttttttggtcataaacCATGATACATTTATCGATATCCAACGTCTGTTCCTCGCATGATAACCATAACAATAATTTCCTTAGTTTGCTAAACTGTTTGAAATTACGTCTTGTTCCTCCATTTATGTTTTGTAATGTCTTAAGTTGCATTTTAGATTGTAGCACATAGGCTAGAGTTACATAagtcaatcctagtaataacagcTTATCGGAAATTTCTTTACAGAATACTCATCCTGATGCTTCTTTAAAAAAGGCAATGCTTCTAAAGCAATATTCACGAGTTTTTACTACATCATCTACTTGAGCACCGAGAGACAAATTGCAGTCAAGTGATACCCGTAGGTAACAAACTTTATTATAACGGAACCAACCGACCATGTCCCGTCACATGCAAAATTTACTTATTTGATATCCTCTTCTATCAAGATTTTGATATTTCATAATGACTTCAATATGGATTCAAACTCTTTTACGAGACATAAGAAATGATTTAATTTGTTTGTTATAATTATGGCCATGTAGTGTGACACTGGGACTGGGAAAGCCATTCAGGTGCCATGGTGGAAGCACCATCAAGTAAAAATTAAGAGGTTGGACACCAAGGTGGAAAGAAAGAAATCTGGAACAAAGACATCAAAAAGTGGGCCCCGAAAGATACACGACATAGAACCTTCGAGCCTAAGAAATGTGTGGTATCAATTCATAAGTTACTCAAGAGTAAATTTCAAAGTTTGGATGTTTCTTGATTAATTTTCTCTGTGATTACAGTTCAATATGATTGGATTTTTTTAACCCCCTTTGTGACGATGCAATATCGTATATTTTTCTAAAGGACTGCATAGCTCCAACAGTTCTATAACAGAATCATTGGCTGATGAACTAGgttttatgggttttttttttcttttttactcaatATAAATGTCCTGGTAAGAAACTCAATGGTCAAGATCTTTCCTATGGCAAATAATCATTCATATAATTTAGTCTGCCATGTTTAAGCTATTAATTAGATTGAATATAATTTCCACAAATATCTGACCTAATGCTTTCCTCTTAGGTCACTTATCTTCCCTTTTGGTAGTGAAAATAACATCACTGGTACTTCCTCCTTTGGAGGTTTCTTTTGTAGTGATATTTATTTTCTATGGTTCATTTTCATGAACTCTAATATTAACTGAATGTTGTTTTCGGCTTAACGCCAACCAATGGAGACTTATAACACTAATAAGATAATTTTTCAAAACCTATTCTGCATAACATTTGTAACACATCTCTGCACTAGATTTAAATATttgggctcattttttttttttttactcacactACATAAAAGTATCTTACACAAGTACTGTATCACCATAAGGTTCCGATTGACAAAGGTTGTACCAAAAGTTTCCCTTTGCAGTCTCTCCGTGACATTTCACATTGATACTTCTGCATTCCACCCTTTGTACCATTTATATTCAAGCTTGTCCATCTTTCTTGTTCATGATTGTTACTACGTAACTGGGGAAACCCTCTCAGTTGCATGAAGAAGTATTCAAGTTGAAGGGTTAGGTGTAACATTGTTTCGGGACAATGCTTGGTTGATTCTACCCTCTTTCAAGTCAGTCCCGAGACCAGCCTCCAGACTTTCAGATTTAGTTTTATATGCAAATTCAGAATTGCTATAAAGCTGGGTGATACAGTTGCTATTGTAAGGTGCAGACGTAAATGTCGAATATCATGAATTTTGAGATAAAAAAATTCTGAGAGAGTAGCCTTTGATcagattgaatttatgaatttgggctacagTATGTAAAGTGATAATAGGGCCTGTAAGGCATGAAAATATCTGAATCTGATGAGTGTTTTTAATACTGTATCAGTGATATCATGCAAATGAAGTGGCTCTTTCCTAAATAAACattaaatagcaaaaaaaaattaaaggggaGGGGATAGATGATGACTGAAATAAAACTTAGTAGAGATGAAGTTATTAAATACCAAAACGTTCGAGTTGGCAAATTAGGACACTTCTAGAAAAATCTAGCAGGTAACTAAGCAGACTTGCCTGGGTCTTCAACCTAAAACTAGCCTTATTGAAGAAATAGTCATTGGAAGTTAACTCAACGAAACATAATTTCCAAGACAACTATttttttccctagtggagcccttgggcttatagcatcttgcttttccaactagtgttgtagcttagtaagtaataataataataattacaataatgtagTTGTACTTTAGCTAACGTAATCAAATGGAAATGATGCAGCAACTACAATGTGCTATACCACAGCATGGTAAATGGTATATTAACAAAAAAGACTGGAAGAAAACTGAAACCCATAAAAATGTGCTACAATATTCATGATAAGGAGGATAGTTTGGTAAATGGATTAGTTAACAGAATTTACTTAAAGTAAATCTCTAATGTAaagaattatattatttaaatGATGTGCAACAGGTGGGACTAATTCTATACTAAAATATGACCCAGAAATCAGAAAGGCCTTCACGATAATGGTGATTTAGTTACAGTTTGGCATCTACAACAAATGTGCTACATATCGTCATAGATTTTACTGTCTGAGGTATGATCATACAGGATATTGAGAAGGAATTTAAGTTCAAAGTTAGTGGTAGTCTTTGAAAATTGTGCTAGCTACCCTAAAACGAAAGAATATACTTTGGATTttgtcatatgaagagaatactgtactgtatgtctcGCAGAGATTCAGGAGTATGTAAAAGGTTGCTAAGAAAAAAAGGTACTGTAATGGGATAAATGAgcaagaacttcaaaacttcaaggAGCTTCTTAAGTAGTATAACAGGGAAGCAATGAAGTAAGAGATTCTTCTATGGAGAGATGCTATCTAAAGCGAAGGTAGACTTTTCACCAATGGATGGGTTTAGTATAAGAACAACTAAAAGGATgacgaatgaaaagaaaaaaagtgatgGAAATACAAAAGATGATGTAGTAAGGTACTGAGAGAAAAAATGAGCAGCTGACCCGGGTAGGCAATGCATGACAAAATAAAACAATCTTATTTGCTAATTTGATTTAATGATTTTCTTAATACTAAAAATATTACAGGTTAGTAAAAATTATGGCTTTGAAGACATCAGATGTATTCAGGGTTATATCTCCCATCTTAGCAACTAAGtccatttttcatatacaaatgatCAAATACCTaacacattcctatatatatatatatatgtaagctagTGAATGTTCTATACAGCCATTACTGAGACAGCATCACTTAAAAGGCTTTGAAATAAATATGTGATAAAATACAAAACCGGAGAAATCACAAAATCACTCttgcattttataagtttttgtatgAGACGTTTGCATGGAAACCCCACTTGGAAAGAAGCACTAAATGATAATGGTCCAATTCTTTTTGGAAAGTCCACAGGAATCAACACTGATAGTTTTCTAATGCCAGTCATCTTAAGGTTATCAAAGCAACAGGTTACACTAGTTAATCGCACCGAGGGAACACTTTTGCATAATCCTGATCACACTTGAACAGTCTTTATATAAACCAAACAATTTCTAATGCCAGTCACATTGAGGTTATCAAGACCACGGGATACACTCGTTAATCGCACTGAGGGAACACTTTTGCATAATCCACATCACACTTGAACAGTCTTCATATAAACCAAACAGTTTTCAAACAAAAAAATGGATGGCTTTTACTGCAGGATTTAAATAAAGCACTCGTCACTTTTTTTAAAAAGGGCATACATTACTATATATTGGATCTGCTTTTTTAGAAAAGTTCACAAAGTCAAAGAGTTTTGGCAGATATAATTTCTTAAAAGCAATGGTCCCCATTATTTCCACATTTGTGGGGTACACTCTAAAATCCAGAAAGCAAAACCCACACAAAATTTCAAATCATACTGATTTGTCAAATCATACTAATTTGTCACTAGTGCTTTCATAAATCATGTATAATTTTCGATTCACAAAGTAAAAATCAGCACTACAGTGCTTTGATAGATCATTCAAGCTTTCAATTCACATGTTATAAATCACCACTATAAAAATATTCCAAAAGTATTGAATACATCATGTACAACTTGAAATTCACGTGaaatcaaatataaaagaaaaaaaataaacaatacaatCACAATAATTCTACAATCCCTTTTCTCTCGAGCACTTCCACGGCACTGCTGTATCAAAAGCTTCCTTCACTTTGCTCTGTAAATTTGATTTTCACCACCCATTTGGAAAGGGTTTTGTGCTATCAATATCATACCTATGAACAGGAGTAATGTACTAATGGATCTGTGTACTGTACTAATGGATCTGTGTACTGTACTAATGGATCTGTTAACAAATGCATATATTCAAGTTTAATAAAATGCAGAGCAACCATGTAGCAGCATACAAAATCAACATAACCCTTAATTCTTTATTAACAACATCTTATCTTTCATCAAATCTATATTGAATTTTTAAAGTTGACAACTGCCAAATATCTCATAGCTCTTCGATACTGCAGTAAGGGAAGGCCGCACACGAGGCTCTATTTGATAAACAATAATGcaaatgtttgtatataaaaacaaaaacaaaaaagggaaaattaaataaagcAGATTATAGAGAAACATGAGAGCACCTTAtattacataataaaaaataacaccaaATGAATTTCACAGGAGCAGACAAATGTGATGGACATAATACGATTAGCTGTACAAACCAGGGAGAATAAACTGGCCCTGAAGGAAAGGCTACAGGTACGGAATAGTGTATTTATGTTGTgaaatcaatatcattatcaaataGTTGACAAGAATTAAATGAAGCAACTCAAGTAAGAGTTCATTAGAAACAAAGTAAAATTCCTGACCTCACGTAGCTGCAAATAAcactaaaagtgagagagagagagagagagagagagagagagagagagagagagagagagagagagagagagagagagagagagagagagacttctcattcataaatgttaatattgTACAACAAAATTTGTGCTTCGTGACTCAAATATTGCCTGTAATTTAGTTATCAATGTACAGGACTGTATAAACAAAAAGTACTGGTATCAAAAATACTTAAATTATGCTAACTTCTTTAATTAAatattatttcaaatgaaaaatgtaaaaaagtcTCTACATAACACTTTGTGACAGTAAAATGACCTGTGCCCTATCTTGCCCCTCTATGAAAAACATTCAGAACTTTCTACCCATAATCAGCTGCTAGTCTGATATTAAACAGCTGTCATGTGGGACAAAATAGAATTTCATGTTCTATCAAGCTATGTCATGCCACAGGCAGCCTTTTACAGTAGTTCAATTCATTTCAATACAAAATACCACCAATCAGACAATTAGGATGTCACATACTGAGGAAAGTGTTCAAGTTAGGATACAAGAAAAAGTATGTTATCATGCATACTGTAAAATCCATGCTCATCTTCACAAGATATTTATAGTTTCATGTTTTACTTTTCTTTACAGGCTTTATCAAACTTCAAAGAACTATACTGGAAAGATTTTCAAGAACTTTGTTAATGGAAAGTGGAAACAGGTGGGAATTTAATACACAGGTCTATAGATGTACAAATCTTCATATAGTTTAAAGTTTAATCGACATAATTAATTTATATCAGGCTTAGGCCGAATAAAAGGACGTTTTAAGAAATAATTACCCAGCATATTTTAACAAGCAGCAATCTTTGGGGCTTGTTTTCATGTATCATACAATTATGAGATAAACAGCTCCAATGCTTTAATTAAAATTTGATGGTTCCTTATACAGATTGCATACAACACCTCATTATACTTGACACTGGCCAATTTAACTACCACATAATTCTTCATTTTTGATAAAGCCACTGTTAATACAGCAAATGATTTATTAAGATCACTGAGATCAAAACTAAGCTATTACAAGTTTGGCACAAAGGGTTAGACAATAATGTTGGCAATACTAAAATTGTGTTCAGTTAAATTCggtttgaattaagaaaaaaataaaaaactacaggtaatcatttacattgataaaataaaaagcGCTCATCTCAACTGGAATAAAATGTCAAAGCAAGCACTGAGACAAAAGATCAGAATCTAAGTTTGCTTTGAAATTGTCCCAACTGTCCAAAGATGTTACAaatttcaataatatcaataataggtATTGCAGTTATCTCTATCATAGAGAAACCCCAGAAACATTATATTTGATTACAACCATAGTAATTCCTCTCCAACCTCTCAAAATACGTACTGTATAGTACTCATTTCATAAAGAACAAACAGGTCTCAAGGTCCCAGTCATCAGGCACTTGTAATTTCTTTGACTGCTTTTGTGTTGGTGGGACTTGATGTATAGTACTCTTTAATAAAATGTAATCcagtaataattttttaataaatgtaCTCTTTCAATCAAAATTTACTGgtgtattttcatttctttttaactatatacTTATGAGCAGCATTTAATTTGTAGATTTAATGTAATTAGCATCCTCTACTTGTTATGCATCTTGACTCTGTGGTCTGATTAAATTACCTGATAATGTGTCAACATTATTACATCTCCATCGGCGGCTTTAATGTATTTTTCCCGTGTGGTTGATTTTACAATAAGTACATTGCAAACAAAGATACAAAAACAGGAAAGATGTGAAGAAAAACTACCATATTAAACTGAGACTTCACAATACAGTATTCCAAAGAAGAGCCTAGTACCTATTAGTGGTTACAGTATTGTGATGCTGTTACAGACATGAAATACACATTGTACAATAAAAGCACCTAAAATTACAACTTAGAAATTATCACGACCTTTCGCAGTGAACAATTTGGAGGAGAGGACCACCAGCAGTAAAATATGTCTGAACATGAATAACCTCTGTATGAAAATGTCCAAATCAGTTAGATTAATAAAGTAATAAGCTGGTAAAAACCAGGTATGAAAATTATACAGTTCATAAATTTAAATCTAACAGCATCACATACATGAAACCACAAATCATGCAATGCCCTTTATGAACAATACTATTTTTGGTCCCGTGGTAGTAACGATGTGAATATTACTAATTGAATCCAATAGTATTGGCTTTAGATATCTTTTGGGAAGATCAAGAATAAATACTAGACTATAACACATttcaaggaaataaaggaaaacataAGGGTGTCAAGTGTCTGTAAAATACATCAGGATGGGAAAAGGGTAGTCTGAAAGTCCCTCCAAACAAAGGTATTGATTGTACATTAATGGCAACAAAAACTTTTAAGCcctattacaaataaaaaaagaaaactgtagttaaatataatgaACTTTAACAAATCAAACAACTTTTACTTCAAAATCCATGCTACAAAATTTATAACACtttataattcaataataattataaaataagtgTATGATCAACCAAAAATGAgttctgtaaaaaagaaaaaaaaaatacacaaatagtAATTTCACATATCTTAAAATAACATTCACTGTTTAAATTTAGCtataaattcacatatatgttATTAATGAACATTTTAGTAATCATAGTTTCTAAAATACCTTTAGTCAATTCCTTTTGAGGTTTCCCCGAGACAATGCATTTTCCGTACAGAACTAAGGcgaataagaataagaatcatataaaaacaataattgcaAATCAGAACTTAGGATGCTTATCCGTGAAAGAAAGAGGTAAATTTTCTATCAGACTAAACTTTGGTGGCTGTTTGGCAGCTGATATACTTTCAATAAAATATTATCTTTATGATCTTTTGACTCCACAAGTACATTTAAGAAATTTTTTCTCTACTATTTCCCATTACAAAGAACATGAACCTTTCCAACTTTGAATTACAAATCTCTTACTCATCATTGTTGGTGGTAAGTAACTGAGAGGAACTTGAGagtttgggtaaaatatataagcTACCTGTCTACAAAATCTGTAGCATGTGTTTTAACCAATGAAAggctttaaaataaataaaattataattaagaacTTCATGAAGACAACAACACTGGCAAACTAACTTTTGGAACAATACTTTTTTCAGGGTGTTTCATAAACTGCCATCTCAAGAAAGTAAATGCAGAGGGGAACATAAGGTAAGTGTAATGATGAATTAAGAACTCAGTACTATAGCTCAGCTATAAATTTTGTGATGATATCTATCATGGGGCCTGCAGCATGCCATAAGCTTCAACATTCAAATCAATAACCCAATACGATCTttataaaattcttataaaaaaaaaaaattatgcacataaAGATGAAAAAGAAACTTGAGAAAACTGAATTTTCATTCTTATTAAACAGAGAGCAAAAGTATATCATTAACTGTTACAAACAACTAAGCCATTATCTGCTCCTGAGATTAGTGTTGCCAACATCAGTGCAGAACTGCTCCCTATAAAACCATTCACTAGGGTAAAGTATGACACTTTCACCATTTGTCATCACTTCCTTATGACAAAGGCAAATAATGAAGACATCATTCATATTTACAAATACAAGATCATGCTGtttgaataattgtaataaaaGGTTGGTAAACCATTCATCTGGAGCATTTCCCAACACAACATACACAACTGAGAAAaaacatgtaaaagaaaaaaaaaaaaaaaaaacttctggtaACATGAATGTACTATTTGTATACTATTCTGTATCAGCACAAATATGGCAAATCGGTAGAACAGTATTACTATTAAGAGAACAGAACTTTGATTTTCAGTGCAAGCTGTTTCCTAAATACATACTGTCATGGGGTTTTAGTTTCCTTACCTTACAAGGCAAAAACAATCAAAGTTTTCTTATATACCTTGTATGACATAAACATGTTCTATGTAAGTGATGTTAGTACTGTCATTGTTTCTTCGTACCACCAGCCAACGTAGCATTCAATACCAAGTATCTTTTTCCATCAGCATAATTTCCTAACTAGTAAGAACACCTCCCAGCCTGCTGAGCTTGCTCTGTGACATTCGGTATTTAAAAATAGACTATGAGACTACACACAACTTATTTACAAGTTACCTTAAGATCTACTACTACTAAAAACTTATCAGCAAATACCAAATTTTAGCTtatcaaaactgtaccataaaAAACCTTTACACTTTCATTATTTCTGGAAACAAAAATTCTGAGAGAAACGAATAGACTCATGAAATATTGGATGTTCCATACAATTCCCCCATTCTCTGATAATAAAAACATTATCCCTGAAGatcattgggggggggggtaaatctcattttaaaaataataattacctttGCAAAAATATGTTGAACAATCACTTGAATTGTGCGAATCCTCTTTGCATCTAAAATAATACTGCGTGGGTACTTTAAAATCATTCACCAAGTGCAACAGGTGCTTTTCActttaacaagattaaaataaaacaaCAATTTCTCATTAAAACTGTACAtataaaattcatacaataatatcatacaatatatttttgcaaaaattttgccttcacattaaatataaaaaattttttttttacagcaataaTCAAAAGTAAACAATGGTATGCATtgagataactaaaaaaaaaaaaacaagtgataaTGTCACATGACAAAACACAAGACTCATAGCAGAAGTTTAATTCTTCTTTAGGTGATTTCATAACCTCAGGAGGATCACACGACTGTTACTGTGACTCTTCTAAATTAACGACCATCACACCTAAGCCACCGGCAAGCACATCAAAGAAAGATTTACTGGTAGTTCCCATGGGATATCCATACTCccttaatatatacaaatatttgtgaaaattacAAGAAATATCTAGCAAACGTTACCCTGGAGATGCGAAGTAGTCAGACATGAATGCACTTGCAAAGAATTCTTTTTCTTCTACTATGAATTTTGTATTTGCCATGAAATGTATATATAAGATCTCAGATATGAATACAAAATAATGAAATGCATAAGGTCAAATACATAGATAGCCTGGTAACTGCAATAATGGCAATATCTAACATACAAGTCTTAGTTCCATAGCTTCTTTTTTATTACTACAAGAAACACATGCATTATATTAAATGAGTACTGAAATGTTCTCTCCTGATGTCGAACACCTGGATAATTTCATATTATATCCTATGGAGGTGAGAGCAAAGATCACATAACTACATTAAGGTATTCAAACCCAGTGTTTATTTACGTTTACTTCATGTACCTTACTTGTGtatattcttgaaaatattttgcGATTTAagcatggcatttttttttttcgggttaaAATGTCTGCCTTTTTTGTGTTTATGATGGTGACTTCTAAATCACAAGTTTTCTGTGTTCATCTGTTATTAACAAGGTGATGCGCCACTTACGGACTTCTAACAGGATTCAAAAGTCACGACAGCCATAATTGGCTAGACTCCACTGTAGcgcaagaacagaaaaaaaaaccctGTGACACAAAGCAGTTGTCTTTGGTAGTACTGAATTACACAAGGGTAACAGTAAGACAACGCTAAACTACTCTTTCATCTTATACAGAAGGAGGGAACAAGACAAACATAAATGTTGTTTTGGATTTCAGTATTTCTTGTTTTGATCATCTACGACCGTTTAAAGAAATTTCTACCCTAATATATCTACATTACTTTCATCATACTTATTCACCTCCTCTCTTGCAGCCAAAACAATTGGGTTATGATAATGGTAAGCAGGAAAAGGGGAGACATAACTATTGATTAGCAATTTCTTATTATGGGCAGTGATTTCTTTTGAACTGTTGGTTAACTTGTCAGAAGAGAGTGCATTTATCTGATCAGTTTGTTGGCGATTCATAATATTAGGGTCAACAGGTATACCTCTGATACCTACAGCATTCATAGCTAGCTGTCCATTGGCATGATTTCTAACACCCATTAAATTGGTTGCAAGCACTTCACTGCCATGGTGTCGAGAAGCCAAGGAATTAACAGTTGCCAAGTATCCGCTGGTCTGTGTTCTTACATCAACTACTTGGGACCGAGAATTTATCGAGACATTTGGTAGTAATTGATTTGTCTGAGTTCTGCCAGCCATAGTGTTAACAGGTTCACCTGCCTGTGATCTAACAACCAGAGAGGTAGGTACATGGTCGTTTGGCAATGTTCTACCAACCATACTGTTAGCTCCAATCTGATCATTTGCTTGACTTCTAACAGGTAAGCTGCTTCCAATGATTTGCTCACCTACCTGAGTATTAACACCAATGGTACTGTTGCTTACCTGCTTTCCAGAACGATTTCGGTTTGGCTCATCCATTTTACTATGAACCCCTAATTCATCGGATTCATTTTTTATCCCAGGCCGTGGTTCCTCCTTGACATAATAAGGAGAGGACTTATTGTATTCCATATCAGGAGAATTCCTGTGCAATGAATTTCCATCACTGAAATGACCTGACACACATTCAGCTACTTGAGCACTGGACAAATAGCTACCATTTCCTGTTGGTCCAGCATGAACTCCCATGTGCTTTTTTAAATGAACATTTTGGGTAAATCTCTTCTGACAAATGCTACACTGAAAAGGTCTGTCTCCAGAGTGTACAGACATGTGTGTTTTTAAGTTACCGTTCCGAGTAAAATCTTTGCTGCAGACATTACACCTGTAGAGTTTAATTTCTGATGGCAACAAAACTGAATCATGTGCAATATATACTTCAGGAATATCATTTGTGCCCTTCGTTTCATCCGTGTTGTTTTTCTTATCATACATTGCATGCACCACCATGTGGGATTTCAAGTTGGCTTTTTGAGTAAAGGATACGCCACACACTCCACACTTAAAAGGTCTAAGCCCTGAATGGATTCTGAGATGACGATCTAAATTCCCTCTCTGGGTGAACTCTTTATCACAAACACTGCATTTGAACTGTTTTATACCTGAATGCACTGCTAGGTGAGTGTGAAGGTGTACCTTTTGGGTAAAACCTTTACCACACTGGGTACATCCGTAAGGTTTCTCCCCTGAGTGCACCATCATGTGGGTTTTGAGGTGTCCTCTTTGTATGAATGATTTACCACACTGGGTACAAATGAAAGGCTTCTCTCTACAGTGCACCGATACGTGAGTGTCCAAGTGAGCCTTCTGGGTGAATTCCTTCTTGCAAACTAAACACGTGAAAGGATTCTCAAGGGCATGGACTAATGCATGCACAGTCAATAAATCCTTCAAAGGAAACTCCTCTCCACAGAGAGCACAGGCATGAATTTTCTGGTCAATGTGCAATCCCATGTGGGTCTTTAAATGAACTTTCTGAATGAAACCTTTACCACATATTTCACAAGCAAATGGTTTCTCTCCGGAATGCTGCATTAGATGTGTCTTCAGATGAACCTTTTGGGTGAATCCTCGATGACACTCAGGGCAGCTAAAAGGTTTGTTGTCACTAGTAGTTGTGGCTGGGGCTGGAATTGAGGTGGTTGGTATACCTGGAATAACTGTTGAAATTCCACTTAAGTCAGCATGGAACATCATATCAGCTTACTCAATTTGAAGAAAAGCCTCTACACATCTAACACAGTAGCATAGGCAATATGCAACTGCTAACATGGTACTTGTATGTGTTTGACATATTGAAAGTGTAAGGGAAATTAACACAAATTCTATGCACAGCAAAATTATGTGAAAATTTACACATTTGACAGGTCCTAAGAAAAAAACTTGAAGATATCGGCACACTCATATTTCTATCTTTTCCTAGAACTAATGCAGCATTAATAAATCTAATACTAAATGGGATATTTTGCTATTAACA from Palaemon carinicauda isolate YSFRI2023 chromosome 5, ASM3689809v2, whole genome shotgun sequence encodes:
- the LOC137641670 gene encoding zinc finger protein ZFP2-like isoform X1, which gives rise to MMFHADLSGISTVIPGIPTTSIPAPATTTSDNKPFSCPECHRGFTQKVHLKTHLMQHSGEKPFACEICGKGFIQKVHLKTHMGLHIDQKIHACALCGEEFPLKDLLTVHALVHALENPFTCLVCKKEFTQKAHLDTHVSVHCREKPFICTQCGKSFIQRGHLKTHMMVHSGEKPYGCTQCGKGFTQKVHLHTHLAVHSGIKQFKCSVCDKEFTQRGNLDRHLRIHSGLRPFKCGVCGVSFTQKANLKSHMVVHAMYDKKNNTDETKGTNDIPEVYIAHDSVLLPSEIKLYRCNVCSKDFTRNGNLKTHMSVHSGDRPFQCSICQKRFTQNVHLKKHMGVHAGPTGNGSYLSSAQVAECVSGHFSDGNSLHRNSPDMEYNKSSPYYVKEEPRPGIKNESDELGVHSKMDEPNRNRSGKQVSNSTIGVNTQVGEQIIGSSLPVRSQANDQIGANSMVGRTLPNDHVPTSLVVRSQAGEPVNTMAGRTQTNQLLPNVSINSRSQVVDVRTQTSGYLATVNSLASRHHGSEVLATNLMGVRNHANGQLAMNAVGIRGIPVDPNIMNRQQTDQINALSSDKLTNSSKEITAHNKKLLINSYVSPFPAYHYHNPIVLAAREEVNKYDESNVDILG
- the LOC137641670 gene encoding zinc finger protein 234-like isoform X2 encodes the protein MQHSGEKPFACEICGKGFIQKVHLKTHMGLHIDQKIHACALCGEEFPLKDLLTVHALVHALENPFTCLVCKKEFTQKAHLDTHVSVHCREKPFICTQCGKSFIQRGHLKTHMMVHSGEKPYGCTQCGKGFTQKVHLHTHLAVHSGIKQFKCSVCDKEFTQRGNLDRHLRIHSGLRPFKCGVCGVSFTQKANLKSHMVVHAMYDKKNNTDETKGTNDIPEVYIAHDSVLLPSEIKLYRCNVCSKDFTRNGNLKTHMSVHSGDRPFQCSICQKRFTQNVHLKKHMGVHAGPTGNGSYLSSAQVAECVSGHFSDGNSLHRNSPDMEYNKSSPYYVKEEPRPGIKNESDELGVHSKMDEPNRNRSGKQVSNSTIGVNTQVGEQIIGSSLPVRSQANDQIGANSMVGRTLPNDHVPTSLVVRSQAGEPVNTMAGRTQTNQLLPNVSINSRSQVVDVRTQTSGYLATVNSLASRHHGSEVLATNLMGVRNHANGQLAMNAVGIRGIPVDPNIMNRQQTDQINALSSDKLTNSSKEITAHNKKLLINSYVSPFPAYHYHNPIVLAAREEVNKYDESNVDILG